Genomic segment of Borreliella spielmanii:
AAAAAGCATTCTCACGAATTAAAGCAAAGCAATAAGCACTTATTTAAAATAATAAATAATATTATAAAGGCAAAAATTCAAAATCAGAAATGCCTTTCAAATTTTTCTTGATCTTTTAATATTATTTTTATATTAAGATCTTTAAACTATAAAATAGAACAAAATTCAATAATATTAAATAAAAAATTACAACAATAAAAATTAATTTAATATAACTTCATTCATAATTCAACCTCTTCATTATTATCTTTATTCTCTTGAAAAGATTTTTCATAAATCGCATATAATAAGACCTAAAAGCTATTGGCTTTTAACTCTCTTAATTTTTGCACCTAAATTAATTAATTTACCAGCCACATCTTCGTATCCTCGTTCAATTTGATAAACATTTTGAATCTCGCTGCGACCCTTAGCAACAAAAGCAGCAATAAGAAGAGCCATTCCTGCTCGTACATCCGGAGAAGATAAAACATTACCTTTAAGAGGAGATTTGCCCGTAACTACTACACGATGTGGATCACAAAGTACAATTCGAGCTCCCATTTTTATTAACTTGTCTACAAAAAACATCCTGGATTCAAACATCTTCTCAAAAACAAGAACTGTGCCTTCTACTTGAGTTGCAGTAACTATAATAATACTCATAAGATCTGTTGGAAAGGCTGGCCACGGACCATCATCAATTTTTGGAATTTGCTCACCAAAATCTAATTTAACTTTTAATTCTTGTTTATCTTTTACATATACATTTTCCCTATCATATTCAAAATTAATACCAAGTTTTGAATATATATGCCTAATTAATCTGAAATGTTGGGGATCTGCTTTTTTAATTTCCAGCTCACCCCCTGTTAATGCCGCAAGACTAATTAAAGAGCCAACTTGCATAAAATCGGCTCCTATTCTAAATACGGTTCCACTTAATTTTTTTACACCTTTTATTTCTAAAACATTTGAACCAATCCCCGAAATATTAGCACCCATTGAATTTAACATATTGCATAAATCTTGAACATGTGGCTCACAAGCAGCATTCATAATAACGGTATTTCCTTCAGCAAGAACCGAAGCCATAATGATATTCTCTGTAGCTGTAACAGAAGCTTCATCTAAAAACATTTCAGCTCCAACAAGCTTATTAGCCTTTAAAACAATTCTATTATCTTTTTTACTCAACTTAGCTCCCAACTTACAAAGACCGTAAAAATGGGTATCAAGCCGTCTCTTCCCAATCAAATCTCCTCCCGGAAGCGCCATATCTATTTCTCCAAATCTAGAAACAAAAGGGCCTAATAAAAGTATGGAAGCCCTAATTAAATCCGTAAGAGAGGAATCTATTTCTGTTTTTACAATATTTAAAACTTTTATTTTCAAAGTATTTCCCTCGCTTACAATATCTGCTCCGATATCACTTAAAATATCTAAAACAACTTTCACATCATTAATATTAGGAATATTTTCTAAAATAACATCTTCATCAGTAAGTAAAGCGGCTAAAATACAAGGTAAAGCGGAATTCTTATTACCGCTAGCTGTAATTTGACCACCTATCTTAAAACCACCTTCTACAATATAACTATGCATGGCCCAACCTCCTATACTACTATACATAAGAAAACTAATAAAATTAAATCACACAGATAAGATTAATTAAATTTAAAAAATACCTGAAAAAATTAAATATCAAACAATATCTATATCTTTTAAACTTGATTTATAATCTATATACTCTCTAATAGCCTCTACAGAAAAAGAATGACCGTTCTCATCAATATCAATTAAAACACCGTTAAAGCCAAGGCCTTCCCAAGATTCATCAAATTTCTGATTTAAAAATCCTTTCAAAAATTTATCTATCTCTAAATTAGGAGCATATCCAATAACGCTATCCAAACTACCAACTCTGCCTAAATCAGTTATAATAGCGGTATTATCTAAAATTCTTAAATCTGCTGTTAAAATCCTTTTTCCTATTCCAAGACAAGCACTAACTCTTGATTTTAGATAAAAAAACAAAGCATTCACTTCAGCTGTAGTATTTGAATCAAAAAGAACAATAATATTGTTTGTTTGCATTTTGATTCTTTTATAAACAGGATCAAAACTATAGAAAGGATGATTAAATTGATACTTAGTTATTCCTGTTTGACCTACAATTCTCATTACAGCCAATTTTTTGCCATTAATATTGTAAATAAAATAGGAATATCCTCTTAATTTTGCGGGACAATTTAAAGGTTTTAAAATAAAATTATACTTATCAAGATCACCAGACAAATCAGGCCTTGCAAAAGCATTTTCACCTAAAGTTAACACATCAACTCCATACTTTTTCAATAAAAAGGCATGTTTTTTGCCAAGCCCTCTTAAACCTGTAGTAAAATTATTACCAGATATTACAAAGTCAACCTTTTTTCTAACCTTAAAAGATGATAAAAAAGCTTTTATCGCAACAATCCCAGCTTTACCTACAACCTCACCGGCAATTAAAACCCTTAAAGACACAAAGCCTCTCTTTTTACTGATCTAGTTTAAATAACTTAATAAACAAACTTCTTACAATAAGAATTGATACAAAATACCCCACTAAAACAGCAAAAACAATCATCATGAAAATCAATATAAATTGCAAATAAGGCTTTACAATAATACTAAATTTAACAACTAAAAGAAACTCTAAAAAGAAAACTAAAAACATTAAAAATAAATTTATTGACACGTATAAAATAAAACTCAAGATCTTCATTTATTAAACGCTTTTCTTTTTATAAAAAAATCATAAACCAAAAATAAAATCATCCCTATAACAACATAGCTATCTGCAAAATTAAAAGTAGGCCATCTATCAAGTCCAAAAATTCCATAAAATTTGAAATCTAAAAAATCTACAACTCCAGAAGGTCTAAATAATCTATCAATAACATTACCCACTCCCCCTGAAAAAATTAATAAAAGTGAAATCCTGGCAATACGATTTTTTTCTTTCAAAGAAAGATAAAAAACAAATATCAAAATGAAAATAGGCATTACAAGAAAAAAAATTTTTTTCAAACTATAATGAATATTAGAGCCCATAGAAAACAAAATGCCTGTGTTTCTTACATGTATTATCCTAAAAAAATTATCAAAAAAGGAAAAATATACTGAACCCAATCTGACATACTTCACAACCAAATACTTAGAAAGTTGATCAAAAAAAATTAAACTAATAATAAATACAAAAATATTAAAATATTGTTTACTTTTAACGCTCATACAAAAATCCTTATAAATTAGTATCTTTACAAATAAATTTAACCTCTAAATCTTCTTGAATTTTGAAATCTTCCATTAATTTAATTAAACCAAAAGTTTCAGTAAAATAATGGCCCCCAAAAATCAAGCTCACCCCACATTCTTCTGCTAAAGAATATATTTGATGAGAAGTATCTCCGGTTATAAACAAATCTATACCATAATGTAAAGCCTCTTCAAAAAAAGAGTATCCAGAACCACTAACAATTGCGACCTTACTCACTGATTCTTTAAACTTCTTCGAAAAAAGAATATGTTTATTTTTTTCTTTAATTTTTTCCAAAATTTCAGAAAAACTAAAAGCAGAATCAGCAATAATCCCTAGATTAAATCCTCCATAATTTGCAAAAGCAAAAGGATTTGTTAATCCTAAAAAATCCGAGAACACCTTGCTATGTGAATAAACAGAATGAGCGTCCATAGGTAAATGTACTGAATAAAGAGCTAAATTATTTTCAATCAAAAATTTTACTTTATCATACATGTTAGAAACAATGCGCTCTTTTTTTGACCAAAAAATACCGTGATGGGTAATTAGAAAATCATTTCCTTTTGCTTCTTTTAAAGTTGAATAGCTAGCATCAACTGCAAAAGCAACTTTGTTAGCCTTAGCATTGAGATTCCCTACTTGAAGCCCATTTAAATTTTTATCAACATGCTCATACTTCTTTATATCAAAAATTGAATTGAGTTTAAAAGACAAATCTCTTACGTTCAAGTTAGATTCTCCAAATTAAAGCATAACTTTGACCTTCTCTTAATCTTCTATAAGAATAAAGATTTTTAGAACAATACGTACAAAGTTTTGAATCATAAATATTTAAATTAAAATTAGAAAGCAAATTAAAATTAAAACTAGCATTGTCAAAGTATATTTTACCATCTCTAATAGAAAAAGACGCATTTAATAAGCTTTTGCTAAATTTATCACTTACTTCTTTCAAGAAAATTTCAGAAACTTCATAGCAACAAGATCTGTTATAAGGTCCAAAAACAATTTTTAAATCCTTAAAAGAGGAACCCATTTTTTCAAAAAAAAACAACATTTTTAAAATAATCAAGCTAAAGCTTCCCTTATATCCACTGTGAATAAGTCCTATAAATTTTTTCACTGAATCATAAAAGTAAATTGGAAGACAATCTGCAAAGTAAGTAACAAGAGCCACATTTAAAGAGCTAGATATAAGACCATCTCCTTCTTGAAAATTTATAAAATCATCTTCAACTTTATAAATAATATCTGTATGTAATTGCTTTAAATATTTTATTTTTTTTGACTTGGGAACAAAGTTTAAATTATCATTACTAAGCTCTCTTAAACTTAGGTTAAAAGGTTTTTTAGTATAAATCATTTTAACATCATCAGCTATTCTAAATTCATAATAAAATTCATGATCTATTGTTTTCATAATCTAAATTCTTCTCCCAAATAAAGCTTTTTGGCTTTTTCACTCTTTACTATATAATCAACATCACCTTCATCAAGTACTTGCCCTTGATAAACAATATAAGCTCTATCTATTATATCAAAAGCATCTCTTACATTATGATCAGTAATAAGAACTCCAATGTTTCTTTCTTTTAAAATTTTTATTATATTCTTTATATCTCCAATTGCAATAGGATCAATACCGGCAAAAGGTTCATCCAAGAGTAAAAAATAGGGATTTACAGCTAAAGCTCTTGCTATCTCTGCTCGCCTCCTCTCTCCACCAGAAAGAGTATAAGCTTTTTGACTTTGTATTCTTTTTATCTCAAATTCTTTAAGTAAATTTACAAGCTCTATCTTGCGCTCAGCCTTGGATAGATCCTCTCTTCTCTCTAAAGCAACCATAATATTCTCTTCAACTGTAAGTTCTCTGAAAATTGAAGCATCTTGGGGAAGATACACAATTCCTATCCGTGCACGCTCATACATATTAAGAGATGAAATGTTATAATCATTTATTAAAACTTTACCCGAATTAGGCTTAATGAAACCTACAATGGTATAAAACGTTGTTGTTTTACCGGCTCCATTTGGGCCAAGAAGCCCCACAACTTCACCTTTATGAATATTGATTGTAATACCATTAACAGCAAACTTTTCACCATATTTTTTAATAATGTTGTCTGCTTTTAAAACAACATTATTAACAGAATTAAGATTAAGACTTTCCTTAATCTCTTTTATTTTATTTTTTTTCTTCAGAAGCATCATTTTCAACTTGAGTAAACTCTCCTTCAACACTTCCCTCAAGTTTATACCTATTAGTTTTTGTATTAAAAATTATTCTTGAAGCAGAATAATAATTGTCTTTCTGGTAAATTACTGGGACCCCCTCAAGAACCATTTCTTTTTCTTCTTTATTATAAGTTCCATTCTCAGCTCTTGCAAAAGTATCATCCTTATATATTTTAACAGAATATTGCATAATATAAACATTAGATTTATTACTGCCCTCAACTCTTTCTGCTTTAATAAGCATATTGTTTTCTAAATCTTCAAGCTCAACCCCTTTTTGAAGATAAAAGTTATCCAATTTTCTATTAAAAAATAAAAACTGAGCCTTAACATGCATTTTATTCTTATAATCTTCATAAAAAACATTACCTCGAGCTTCAAGATAAGAGCCATTTTCTCCATAAATTTCAATTTCATCTGCCCTAAGCTTAAAATCTGAAGAGATAACCTCTGAATTTCCTTTTAAAACAATTTTTTTATAAAAAGAAGACACTATTCCTTGCGCAAAATCTGACTTAAAGGTAAAATTAATATTTTTCTCTTCATTTTCTTTAACCCTCTCAGATTTAGGCCTAGATTCTTTTTGTGCTGCTTGAATATTGCTAATAAAAATAATAAAAATCCATATTAAAATTAAATCCCTCAATTCATGATTCCTTCAACCCCAGAATCAAAATAAAAAACATTGCTCTTTAAAAAATAAGAAAATCCTTTTCCTTTTATTTTGCTATCATTAAATCTAATTAATACTAGCTCATTTGGGGGAGATTGCAACTTCTTGTCTTTATTCTTCCATAAAAGCCTATTTGAATTAAGCAAATAATAATTATTTTTATCCTCTATTTTAAATTCTACAGAATCTCTCATATCCAAATCCTTTGTAATATAAGAACCTTCCAAATTATTAAACTTCCCCGAAATTTCATTATCTAGCGAATAATATAAAAACCTCCCATTCTCTGCCTTATAAATTTTATAATCATTAAAATAACTAAAACTTAAAGCCTCTAAAACAATTTGCTCTTTATTATATACAACATCATAATACTTAATTCCTAATATTTGTATTGAGGGAAACTTTTTTGCCACATCAGACCTATTAGAATATTCATCATAATCGAAAGTGCAAGCAAAAAACAAAAATAAAAAATATAGCATAGGTATTCTCATAAATATTTTTCACAAAACTAGAAATTTTCTATTTCAATTGACAATCTATTAAACATAACAACATAACATTAAAACTTTATCAAACAAAACTTATTTACATAACCACTTACAATGTAAAATATAAGAGTAAGATAAATATACCCACCTAAAGAACAGTCTTTTGTATAAAAGGACTACTTAAAATATAAGAAATTAAAACAAAAATACAAAAAGTGTTCCTATTTTGGGGTAGTATTAAATTAGTAATTTAAAATTTATCCCTTTAAAGAAATAAATTGCAAAAATTAACAATAATAATGCTCACGCTCATCATCTCTTTTGTAGTTTAAAATTTCATTATCTTTAAACCAAATTGATATTTCTCGAATTGCATCTACCTCATTTGCAGATGCATGAATCACATTATAAATTGAAAAACCTTTTTCATCCGAATATTTAAAACTGTGATAAGAGAAGTCTCCTCGTATTGTTCCAGGAATGGCTAATTTTGGTTCAGTAGCACCACAAAGCTTTCTAACAACCTCAATGCTTTCAACTCCTTCAACAACAAATGCAAAAACAGGAGAATTTGAAATAAATTCAATTAAAGACTTCCAAACCACCTCACTATGCCTAAAGACAATATCATCGTACAAATAATGTTTTTTTGCTAGACTCTCATCAACAATAAGCATTTTAGCAGCCACCATTTTTAAACCTACCCTTTCAAATCTAGCAACTACATCACCAATTAAACCCCTTCTAACCCCATCTGGCTTAATAATACACAAAGTTTTTTGCAATAACATTGACATAAAACCCTCCTAAATTTAGGACATTATTTAAAAAATTAAATAAATAAAAATACTTGCTTAATAGCAAAATTATATCTGATTAATTAAATTTATATGGAATATTATAAGTTGTAAAAAGCTTAACATTATATTGAAAAATCAAAATATAATTTTTACAAAATTAACACCTACATTCCAAAAGGAAGAACCCCCATAGTTTTTAATTTTATCTCTTCCTTAACCTTAGAAACAGCATCATTTAAAGCAGATTTGACCATTTGTTCAAAAGCATCATTGTCTAAATCATCAAAAAATTCCTTATTAATTGAAACTTTTTTAACATTAAATTCGCCATCCATCTCAATAGCAACAATATTGCTACCCGCTTTACCACAAACCGTAATTTTAGATATTTCCTTTTTAATATTGTCAATATTACTCTTAACACTAGACATATTTTTCAAAAAATCTAACGGATTTACTGCCATATTTTTATTCCTCCAGAACTTCACTTGCTCCAAAAATATTTTTTAAAGTTTCTAATTTTTCAAAATCCTTTTCAAGGTTTTTGAAATTTTTCTGAAACACAATGCTTAAATTGGGAAATTCTTTATAAAACTCAGACCTTATCTCGCCTTTATAATTTTGAAGCTCATTATATTCAAACTCACTAAACACCTTATAATAAAGAACATTGCCATCAATAACAACTTCTCCTGAATGAACTAAAGTTTGAATATATCTTGAAACAATATAAATAAATTTACCTCTTATATCAATAAAATCATTTGCTTTACTTGAATTATCATCGTCCTCAATAAAAATCTCATCAATCTCATCAACACTATTGGACTCTAAAAGATTTCCATCGATTTTTGTTGACAAATTTTCATCACAACTAGTCTCCTCTTTTCCTAAAGATTTGATTTCGGAAAATCCATATTCTAAATTGGGTTTTGCTGAAATAAAAGCTAAATCATCTTTGCTCTTCTTATTTGCTAAAGCATCAAAATTGCTTGAATCTAAATCCATATTTTCTAACAAACTGTCCTCAAGATTTTGAATTTGTTTTATCAAAACATGATTTGGAATATAGTTTTTAAGTCTTAAAATTTTAATAAAATTAATCTCAAGCTCATATCTTGGATTAGCCGAAAATTGCAAATCCCTGTAAGTTTCAAGCAAAACAACAATAATTCTCTCAAGATAGTTCAAATCAAAATCAACTAATTTCTTTCTCAAGTCCTCAGATTTAATTCCAATAAACTCAAAATTTTTAATGCCTATCTTTAGGAATAATACCTCTCTAAAAAATTCAATTGAATCTAACAAAAATTGCTCATAAGAGATTCCGGCTAAAAAAATAGAATCAAGAACACAAATCAACTCCTTTACATCTTCACTAAGAATGCTAACTGCTAACTTCTCTAAAAATTCATCATTGGTAAATCCCATCTTAGATCTTATTTGATCTAATTTAATGTCAGAATTAGTAAAAGAAACTACCTGATCAAAAAGAGTATAAGCATCTCTTACGCTACCACCACTTTTATATGCAATCCATTTTAAAGCCTCATCTTCATATTTAATATGATCCTCAAAACAAACCTTCTTAAGCATATTATAAATCTTTTCTAACGATAAAAGTTTAAAACTAAAATGCTGACATCTGCTTTTTATTGTTTCTGGAAGCTTATGTGACTCTGTGGTAGCAAAAATAAAAACAATATAGCTTGGTGGCTCTTCAATTGTCTTTAAAAGAGCATTAAAAGCAGAATTAGAGAGCATATGAACTTCATCAATAATATATATTCTATATTTGGAAATTGCAGGAGGAAACATTATCTCTTCTTTAATTTGTCTAATATCCTGAACCGAAGTATTTGAAGCACCATCAATTTCAATAACATCAAGACTGCTGTCACTATCAATAGATTTACAATTATTACACTCTCCACAAGGCATAACTGCCGGTCCATTCTTACAGTTTAAGCATCTAGCAAAAGCTCTAGCCGATGAAGTCTTTCCAACGCCTCTTGGACCTGAAAAGATATAAGCATTTGCTATTTTATTTTTCTCTATAGAATGCTTTAAAGTCTCAACAACAAAATCTTGCCCTTCAAGAGCATTGAAATCTCTAGGACGTTTCTTAAGAGCAGTACCTCTTGAAGATGCCATTAACTTTTTACCTCCTAATACCTTAATAAGTAAAATGCTATAAATATATACTATACAATATATGTATATCTCAAAACTATTACTTTAAAAAAGTACCAAAGAATTTTACAAAGCATAAAAAATATCTAACAAAAAAGCTTCCCGATAAAATATAACAAGGGTGTAAGTTTCAAAAAGATAAATCCACATTTTAATATAAAGTAAAGCATTACATTTCAGCTCAAAATTAAACCTAAGACTTGCGTACTCACCAAAAAAATCGCTTACCGCTGCTACCTTCCAGTCCTGACGGGGTTTAGCAACACTTGATAGTACGGGTCCTAGGAATCGGAGAGAATGGGATTCGAACCCATGATACATTTTACCGTATACACGCTTTCCAAGCGTGCGCCTTAAGCCACTCGGCCATCTCTCCAAACTAACAAAATTTCCGTGTCCAAGAGGACTTGAACCTCCGACCTTAAGAATCGCAATCTAACGCTCTATCCAACTGAGCTATGGACACAAATAAGTAATTTTTATTGTAATAAAAATTACTATTTATTACAATAAAAATACTCAATGGAAAATGGAGACATTGTGAAAACTAAAATAATCATTTTTCTTTTAATATCATCTATTTTATCATGCTCTAAATCAGTCTCAAATGAAGTTTATTCTGAATTCAGAATTAAAACTAAAAATATTAAAAAAAAAGAAATACTAAAAAACAAGAATATTCTCCATATAGATGCAAAAATTCCTTTTATGGAAAATGCAAACTTTGAATTTGAAAATTTTATAAAAAAATGGGAAAAAGACATCGAAAATAAAATATTAAAAACCGAAAATTTAAAAAATGAATATTTTTATTTTTCCAGCTTTACAATATTTAAAAATGAAAATATTGGCATTACATCTATTTTATATAAAGAATCCTTAAAAGAAAATAAATCTAACACACTCTTAAAATATTACACTTTAAACCTAAAAGGAAACAAAAAAATAGAAATTTCAGAAATAATATCAAAAGATCAGCTAGACTCTCTAATAAATGTATTAAAAGAACAGGTAAAAAGTAAGATTATAGATCTTAACATCAAAAATAACCGAAATCCAAGCGAATTGGAAAAAAAATTCACAACAATCTTTCCAAAATATAAATATTACTTTAAAAATAACCAAATCATAATTTTTTATAACTCATTCTTAATTGATTGTAATGAATGTGATAAAATTGAATTTCAATTTCCTATACACGAAAACACAGAAAATGGTTATCAGTCCAATAAAACCCTACGCTCTTAATCTTAATAATTAAAATCTAAAATAACAATTACGGAGAGGGTGAGATTCGAACTCACGGTAGGCTTACACCTACAACGGTTTTCAAGACCGTAGCATTAAACCACTCTGCCACCTCTCCAGAGTTAAAACAAATTTTAATAAATAAAGTACGCACTGTCAAGATTTAAATAATTACGGAGAGAATGGGATTCGAACCCATGGTCCCCTTTTTAAAAGGACAACTTCTTAGCAGGAAGCCCCATTCGGCCACTCTGGCATCTCTCCTACAACATTAATACATATTATCTTATAGAGACATTATTATTGTCAACTAAATAAATTATAAATATTAGTAATTTATCCTAAACTCTTTATAAGCTTCTATTAAATTTTGAAAATCTCCAATAGAAATGTCAATTTCAGAACAAATCCATTCTTCATGCAAGAGCTCTTGAACCATTTTTTCTTCATTATTACTCAATTTTAATTCAATACACTCATCTTTAATTCTCCAAATATATGTATTTATCCTCATATTGTGATCAAAAATAAAAATAGGATCTCTCAAATTTAAAGAATTATCAATAAAAAATAAATACTCTAAATACCAATTTACTCTTAAAGCTATTGCAAATTCTTCAAGCAAATTTTCAATCAACATATCCTCGCTAGACTCAAGTAATTTTAAAAATTTTGAATAAGACTCTGGGTTAAGCTCACAAAGTTTTTTCATGTAAAAATAGGCATCCTCAAGATCACGATTCCTAAGAAAAAATAAAGTTGCATACAAATATATCAAATCTAGATTAGAATAATCATTAACCATTCTCTCAATAGCCTTTTTAGGAGAAAACTTTAAAAGATCAATTGTTGCAATGTGCATATTATAAATTGTATAAATATTTGAAAAATTCAAAATGGCTTTAACATAAGACATTGTAGCTTGAGTCATGCTACCTATTTTATGAAAAATAGTTGCCCTATTATGCCAAATATACTTAGAATAATGAGAATCAGTCAAAAATTTCTCAGAAAGCCTAATTGCTCTGCTTATTTCCCCAATAGAATAGAAATAATACATTAAATAATTAACAACAATAGAAAGATTGGCATCAAAAAAATTTTTGCCTACTTTTAAAAAGCTTGCTGTTTCAAGAGATTCGCTATTTTTTAAAATCCAAATATTAAGTTTAACAAGAGAATTATTTTTATCCAAATCTCTAGCCTCGAAAAATAATTTTAAAGCCTTATCTTTGTTCCCCAT
This window contains:
- the efbC gene encoding nucleoid-associated protein EbfC, yielding MAVNPLDFLKNMSSVKSNIDNIKKEISKITVCGKAGSNIVAIEMDGEFNVKKVSINKEFFDDLDNDAFEQMVKSALNDAVSKVKEEIKLKTMGVLPFGM
- the lspA gene encoding signal peptidase II, which encodes MSVKSKQYFNIFVFIISLIFFDQLSKYLVVKYVRLGSVYFSFFDNFFRIIHVRNTGILFSMGSNIHYSLKKIFFLVMPIFILIFVFYLSLKEKNRIARISLLLIFSGGVGNVIDRLFRPSGVVDFLDFKFYGIFGLDRWPTFNFADSYVVIGMILFLVYDFFIKRKAFNK
- a CDS encoding YmdB family metallophosphoesterase, coding for MSLRVLIAGEVVGKAGIVAIKAFLSSFKVRKKVDFVISGNNFTTGLRGLGKKHAFLLKKYGVDVLTLGENAFARPDLSGDLDKYNFILKPLNCPAKLRGYSYFIYNINGKKLAVMRIVGQTGITKYQFNHPFYSFDPVYKRIKMQTNNIIVLFDSNTTAEVNALFFYLKSRVSACLGIGKRILTADLRILDNTAIITDLGRVGSLDSVIGYAPNLEIDKFLKGFLNQKFDESWEGLGFNGVLIDIDENGHSFSVEAIREYIDYKSSLKDIDIV
- a CDS encoding nucleoside-diphosphate kinase; translation: MSMLLQKTLCIIKPDGVRRGLIGDVVARFERVGLKMVAAKMLIVDESLAKKHYLYDDIVFRHSEVVWKSLIEFISNSPVFAFVVEGVESIEVVRKLCGATEPKLAIPGTIRGDFSYHSFKYSDEKGFSIYNVIHASANEVDAIREISIWFKDNEILNYKRDDEREHYYC
- a CDS encoding LptA/OstA family protein, whose translation is MRDLILIWIFIIFISNIQAAQKESRPKSERVKENEEKNINFTFKSDFAQGIVSSFYKKIVLKGNSEVISSDFKLRADEIEIYGENGSYLEARGNVFYEDYKNKMHVKAQFLFFNRKLDNFYLQKGVELEDLENNMLIKAERVEGSNKSNVYIMQYSVKIYKDDTFARAENGTYNKEEKEMVLEGVPVIYQKDNYYSASRIIFNTKTNRYKLEGSVEGEFTQVENDASEEKK
- a CDS encoding Nif3-like dinuclear metal center hexameric protein gives rise to the protein MNVRDLSFKLNSIFDIKKYEHVDKNLNGLQVGNLNAKANKVAFAVDASYSTLKEAKGNDFLITHHGIFWSKKERIVSNMYDKVKFLIENNLALYSVHLPMDAHSVYSHSKVFSDFLGLTNPFAFANYGGFNLGIIADSAFSFSEILEKIKEKNKHILFSKKFKESVSKVAIVSGSGYSFFEEALHYGIDLFITGDTSHQIYSLAEECGVSLIFGGHYFTETFGLIKLMEDFKIQEDLEVKFICKDTNL
- the lptB gene encoding LPS export ABC transporter ATP-binding protein translates to MLLKKKNKIKEIKESLNLNSVNNVVLKADNIIKKYGEKFAVNGITINIHKGEVVGLLGPNGAGKTTTFYTIVGFIKPNSGKVLINDYNISSLNMYERARIGIVYLPQDASIFRELTVEENIMVALERREDLSKAERKIELVNLLKEFEIKRIQSQKAYTLSGGERRRAEIARALAVNPYFLLLDEPFAGIDPIAIGDIKNIIKILKERNIGVLITDHNVRDAFDIIDRAYIVYQGQVLDEGDVDYIVKSEKAKKLYLGEEFRL
- the murA gene encoding UDP-N-acetylglucosamine 1-carboxyvinyltransferase — translated: MHSYIVEGGFKIGGQITASGNKNSALPCILAALLTDEDVILENIPNINDVKVVLDILSDIGADIVSEGNTLKIKVLNIVKTEIDSSLTDLIRASILLLGPFVSRFGEIDMALPGGDLIGKRRLDTHFYGLCKLGAKLSKKDNRIVLKANKLVGAEMFLDEASVTATENIIMASVLAEGNTVIMNAACEPHVQDLCNMLNSMGANISGIGSNVLEIKGVKKLSGTVFRIGADFMQVGSLISLAALTGGELEIKKADPQHFRLIRHIYSKLGINFEYDRENVYVKDKQELKVKLDFGEQIPKIDDGPWPAFPTDLMSIIIVTATQVEGTVLVFEKMFESRMFFVDKLIKMGARIVLCDPHRVVVTGKSPLKGNVLSSPDVRAGMALLIAAFVAKGRSEIQNVYQIERGYEDVAGKLINLGAKIKRVKSQ
- the dnaX gene encoding DNA polymerase III subunit gamma/tau; protein product: MASSRGTALKKRPRDFNALEGQDFVVETLKHSIEKNKIANAYIFSGPRGVGKTSSARAFARCLNCKNGPAVMPCGECNNCKSIDSDSSLDVIEIDGASNTSVQDIRQIKEEIMFPPAISKYRIYIIDEVHMLSNSAFNALLKTIEEPPSYIVFIFATTESHKLPETIKSRCQHFSFKLLSLEKIYNMLKKVCFEDHIKYEDEALKWIAYKSGGSVRDAYTLFDQVVSFTNSDIKLDQIRSKMGFTNDEFLEKLAVSILSEDVKELICVLDSIFLAGISYEQFLLDSIEFFREVLFLKIGIKNFEFIGIKSEDLRKKLVDFDLNYLERIIVVLLETYRDLQFSANPRYELEINFIKILRLKNYIPNHVLIKQIQNLEDSLLENMDLDSSNFDALANKKSKDDLAFISAKPNLEYGFSEIKSLGKEETSCDENLSTKIDGNLLESNSVDEIDEIFIEDDDNSSKANDFIDIRGKFIYIVSRYIQTLVHSGEVVIDGNVLYYKVFSEFEYNELQNYKGEIRSEFYKEFPNLSIVFQKNFKNLEKDFEKLETLKNIFGASEVLEE
- a CDS encoding tetratricopeptide repeat protein, which codes for MNNFSFEKALNFYKNGDFKSSLDNLDVFDENFDSLALKALIYFKKKDYKALLYVLNTYPVILSEHNFLVKLMDYGKVEKNKDDLGPFENYNLGVFYFNLREYELALSCFLKAKEQKSDFIQALNNSAVLFEMMGNKDKALKLFFEARDLDKNNSLVKLNIWILKNSESLETASFLKVGKNFFDANLSIVVNYLMYYFYSIGEISRAIRLSEKFLTDSHYSKYIWHNRATIFHKIGSMTQATMSYVKAILNFSNIYTIYNMHIATIDLLKFSPKKAIERMVNDYSNLDLIYLYATLFFLRNRDLEDAYFYMKKLCELNPESYSKFLKLLESSEDMLIENLLEEFAIALRVNWYLEYLFFIDNSLNLRDPIFIFDHNMRINTYIWRIKDECIELKLSNNEEKMVQELLHEEWICSEIDISIGDFQNLIEAYKEFRINY
- the pgeF gene encoding peptidoglycan editing factor PgeF, yielding MKTIDHEFYYEFRIADDVKMIYTKKPFNLSLRELSNDNLNFVPKSKKIKYLKQLHTDIIYKVEDDFINFQEGDGLISSSLNVALVTYFADCLPIYFYDSVKKFIGLIHSGYKGSFSLIILKMLFFFEKMGSSFKDLKIVFGPYNRSCCYEVSEIFLKEVSDKFSKSLLNASFSIRDGKIYFDNASFNFNLLSNFNLNIYDSKLCTYCSKNLYSYRRLREGQSYALIWRI